A genomic window from Hyla sarda isolate aHylSar1 chromosome 8, aHylSar1.hap1, whole genome shotgun sequence includes:
- the CLN3 gene encoding battenin codes for MDRRRINTGDDSDWEEEVDDGTAPPVPRQENRSHWRNLSAFWLLGLCNNFAYVVMLSAAHDILKTETNQTAAVNVTNSSRYDCNQISTAAVLLADILPTLIIKFTAPFYIHQIPYNYRVSLCIITAAASFLIVSFSTHIAVSLLGVVFASISSGLGEITFLSLTAFFYSDVVSCWSSGTGGAGILGALSYLGLTEAGLSPRSSLLVMLIIPALLFISYFVLLLPPSTLPQWKFPSGYSLADTSDERPLLDGPSPRLSEKRSRRTMAHKWKIIKSLLKYMLPLSIVYFAEYFINQGLYELIYFPNIKMSHSTQYRWFQMLYQAGVFLSRSSVRCFRIRHIWILSLLQCGIATFLLVGVAELFLPSLTLPGIFLIIVFEGLLGGAAYVNTFNNIAIESNPEDQEFAMSVACISDTLGISLSGAIAIPVHNYFCGLS; via the exons ATGGACCGGAGAAGGATCAACACCGGGGACGACTCCGACTGGGAAG AGGAGGTGGACGATGGCACAGCGCCCCCTGTACCCCGTCAGGAGAACCGCTCCCACTGGAGGAACCTGTCCGCCTTCTG GTTACTGGGTCTGTGTAATAACTTCGCCTACGTGGTGATGCTGAGCGCCGCACATGACATCCTGAAGACCGAGACCAATCAGACCGCAGCT GTCAACGTGACGAACTCCAGCCGGTATGATTGCAACCAGATCTCCACCGCT GCGGTGCTCCTGGCTGATATCCTGCCCACCCTGATAATAAAGTTCACTGCTCCCTTCTACATCCACCAGATCCCCTACAA TTACAGGGTGTCTCTCTGCATCATCACAGCCGCTGCCAGCTTCCTTATCGTGTCCTTCTCTACACACATCGCGGTCAGTCTGCTGG GGGTAGTATTTGCCAGTATCTCATCCGGTCTAGGAGAAATCACATTCCTCAGCCTCACCGCATTCTTCTACAG TGATGTGGTCTCATGTTGGTCGTCTGGTACTGGGGGTGCGGGGATCCTGGGTGCCCTTTCTTATCTTGGTCTCACTGAGGCTGGACTTTCTCCCCGGAGTTCCCTGCTGGTCATGCTTATAATACCGGCCCTGCTCTTTATAAG TTATTTTGTCCTCCTTCTCCCCCCGTCCACTCTCCCACAATGGAAGTTTCCATCAGGTTACAGTTTAGCAGATACGTCTGACGAGCGACCCCTTTTAGATGGACCCTCACCTCGACTGTCAG AGAAGAGGTCTCGGCGGACGATGGCGCACAAATGGAAGATTATTAAG TCTCTCTTGAAGTATATGCTTCCCTTGTCCATTGTCTACTTTGCTGAATACTTCATAAACCAGGGCTTG TACGAGCTGATTTATTTTCCGAATATCAAGATGAGCCACTCAACACAATACCGATG GTTCCAGATGCTGTATCAGGCCGGTGTGTTTTTGTCTCGATCCTCAGTCCGATGCTTCAGGATTAGACACATCTGGATTCTCTCTTTACTTCAG TGTGGAATTGCCACTTTCCTTCTCGTGGGGGTGGCAGAGTTATTCCTCCCGAGTCTGACGCTGCCAGGCATCTTCCTTATTATCGTATTTGAGGGTTTGCTCGGGGGCGCCGCCTACGTCAACACTTTCAACAACATCGCCATCGAG AGTAATCCGGAAGATCAGGAATTCGCCATGTCCGTCGCCTGCATTTCAGACACCTTGGGGATTTCACTGTCTGGAGCCATCGCTATACCTGTTCACAACTACTTCTGTGGCCTCTCGTAA